The following coding sequences are from one Methanomicrobiales archaeon HGW-Methanomicrobiales-1 window:
- a CDS encoding flavodoxin family protein, with amino-acid sequence MKILAIHGSPRTIRSTTRKFASFVLEGAAEAGAETEMIDLCDVRVTPCTACDACSFNGICVNDDDVPIIVERMKEADGIVFASPVYIDNVSGQMKIFFDRLADAIHYQVLAGKYGCSVASTHTSGGDEVVAYQNHVLNYLGVITVGGISIATAGNAETIDAAEPSARALGKKLAEAIRDGFSDPEQEEEIAGNREFFRDIVIENRDFRTEEYERWMRMGWIK; translated from the coding sequence ATGAAGATCCTTGCCATCCACGGCAGCCCCCGGACAATCCGGAGCACTACGCGAAAATTCGCAAGCTTTGTGCTTGAAGGAGCCGCAGAAGCCGGTGCAGAAACGGAGATGATCGATCTCTGCGATGTACGGGTCACCCCCTGCACGGCTTGCGATGCCTGCTCGTTTAATGGCATATGCGTGAATGATGACGATGTCCCGATTATCGTTGAGCGGATGAAGGAAGCGGACGGGATCGTGTTCGCGTCACCGGTGTACATCGACAATGTCTCCGGCCAGATGAAGATCTTTTTTGATCGGCTCGCAGATGCAATCCATTACCAGGTACTTGCAGGAAAATACGGCTGCTCTGTTGCAAGCACGCACACCTCTGGTGGCGATGAGGTTGTGGCGTACCAGAACCATGTGCTGAATTATCTTGGCGTGATTACAGTTGGAGGTATCAGTATCGCAACGGCCGGGAACGCAGAGACCATTGACGCTGCGGAACCTTCCGCCCGGGCGCTTGGGAAGAAACTCGCAGAAGCGATCCGGGATGGTTTTTCCGATCCGGAACAGGAAGAAGAGATTGCCGGAAACCGGGAATTTTTCCGGGATATTGTTATCGAGAACCGGGATTTCCGCACCGAAGAGTACGAGCGGTGGATGCGGATGGGCTGGATCAAATAA
- a CDS encoding sodium ABC transporter permease, with protein sequence MKARHLSIIAKKEFRGLFNERTILLAVLLQLFIALFSSFLMVGLTSMYDPSSLSKYSHYKYNIAYAGNDSGVREYLESSPDFRVYPMDLSTGVAALKERKLSAVIYVPDTSPSADEPVKITLYSLTNDLQSAIVDVKLKDIFLKYEKDLRAVRAFRLSEQPVPLQVPKTSGGGDFYEFVYGLLIPLLVFMPAIIASALVIDLITEEYQHETLETLISTPITFSEMVWGKVLACELLVPIQAGAWLLLLMANGIAIENAGLILVQVVVTSLILILLGALTALHYRERTAAQFIFSTALVVVILFTLALPSNPLNLLTRLAVGTAGPEQWLVLAATVGIIVILGFLTQKYAERVGKSHHAG encoded by the coding sequence ATGAAAGCACGTCACTTGTCCATTATTGCAAAGAAAGAGTTCCGGGGATTGTTCAACGAGCGCACGATCCTGCTGGCAGTCCTGCTCCAGCTCTTCATCGCCCTGTTCTCATCGTTCCTCATGGTCGGGCTCACCTCCATGTATGACCCCTCCTCGCTCTCGAAATATTCACATTACAAGTACAACATCGCCTATGCCGGCAATGATTCAGGAGTGCGTGAATATCTCGAGAGCAGCCCGGATTTCCGGGTCTACCCGATGGATCTCTCTACCGGGGTTGCTGCGTTAAAAGAGCGAAAACTTTCCGCAGTGATCTATGTTCCCGATACGTCCCCGTCAGCGGATGAACCGGTCAAGATCACGCTCTATTCGCTGACCAATGATCTCCAGAGCGCGATCGTTGATGTGAAACTCAAGGATATTTTCCTGAAATATGAAAAAGATCTCCGGGCAGTACGGGCGTTCCGGCTCAGCGAGCAGCCGGTCCCGCTCCAGGTTCCCAAAACCAGCGGGGGCGGTGACTTCTACGAGTTCGTGTACGGGCTGTTGATCCCCCTGCTGGTCTTCATGCCGGCAATCATTGCATCCGCGCTGGTCATCGATCTCATCACCGAGGAGTACCAGCACGAGACCTTGGAGACCCTGATCTCGACTCCCATCACGTTCTCCGAGATGGTCTGGGGTAAGGTACTGGCCTGTGAACTGCTGGTGCCCATTCAGGCAGGGGCATGGTTGCTGCTCCTCATGGCCAATGGCATTGCCATCGAAAACGCCGGGCTGATCCTGGTACAGGTCGTGGTCACTTCACTCATCCTGATCCTGCTGGGTGCCCTGACTGCTCTGCACTACCGCGAGCGGACGGCAGCACAGTTCATCTTCTCTACTGCACTGGTAGTCGTGATCCTCTTTACCCTGGCCCTGCCCTCAAACCCGCTCAACCTGCTCACCCGGCTTGCCGTTGGCACTGCGGGTCCCGAGCAATGGCTGGTGCTCGCGGCAACGGTAGGTATCATCGTCATCCTGGGATTCCTGACCCAGAAATATGCGGAACGGGTCGGGAAATCACACCACGCGGGATGA
- a CDS encoding PrsW family intramembrane metalloprotease yields MGRLTDISTIARWEVKKSFTMMSRDVLPFAIILFVLLVAVTGFAAQTGMHLQDGMYVVGVEDPKIAELIASDARFSVYQADAFTLVNDRNSYDLIIFNGQVYTSPTERAKAAQKTLERDYAKYVNTVYNRETDLFAAYPLWIDVQTVKSELSFLSTQSGQYVQAAPSRAAPVPEGAISTVPTPSPSLDFTKEELRQELVKTSAKNTQISRYTEVLSSESTMGSFKTPSQLSPPLPFDSIILVFVFIFPLYFTSQFFMMSIMNERIERKGEVLLSTPVASSSIILGKMIPYFIGMVAICTALTLYVRAPLIIILPLIPVIIFFLANALLIGMVSRSFKELSFISIFFSTVATSYLFFPSIFANVHVISLISPLTLIVLSVQNTPWTVTDYLYSTSLFWLTGAVLFYIGMKNFKEERLFSEKQLLPRIREFLSEIISRRHPFLSLFLLTGFSIPFVFMLQLMSLTLFFNLPMPYSLVLLLIFAAFIEECAKGVGIYTLYAQDPAFFTWKNLIAACAATAIGFLVAEKLLLFITLAQITESVFGSILFLSLGVLWMPLLLHFVGVLIVACSLKFWGRKGLAIGLVLATAVHCLYNLYFILGWLG; encoded by the coding sequence ATGGGCAGGCTTACCGACATCTCGACCATAGCGCGATGGGAAGTGAAAAAATCCTTCACCATGATGAGCCGGGATGTACTGCCGTTTGCCATTATTCTTTTTGTCCTGCTGGTTGCCGTAACCGGCTTTGCCGCCCAGACGGGCATGCATCTCCAGGACGGCATGTATGTCGTTGGCGTGGAGGATCCCAAGATCGCAGAACTGATTGCAAGCGATGCCCGGTTCTCCGTATACCAGGCAGATGCATTCACCCTCGTGAACGACAGGAACTCCTATGACCTGATCATTTTCAACGGGCAAGTGTACACCAGCCCGACAGAACGGGCAAAAGCGGCACAAAAAACGCTTGAACGCGATTATGCCAAATACGTCAACACGGTCTATAACCGGGAGACGGACCTCTTCGCCGCGTACCCGCTCTGGATCGATGTCCAGACCGTGAAGAGCGAACTCAGCTTCTTATCCACCCAGTCAGGCCAGTACGTGCAGGCTGCCCCCAGTCGTGCGGCACCGGTACCTGAAGGCGCTATTAGTACCGTTCCCACACCGTCACCCTCTCTGGATTTTACCAAGGAGGAACTCCGGCAGGAACTGGTCAAGACCAGCGCAAAGAATACCCAGATCTCGCGCTACACCGAAGTTCTCTCATCGGAGAGCACCATGGGCAGCTTCAAGACTCCATCGCAGCTCTCGCCCCCCCTGCCGTTTGACTCCATTATCCTCGTCTTCGTGTTTATCTTCCCGCTCTACTTTACCTCGCAGTTCTTCATGATGAGCATCATGAACGAGCGCATTGAACGAAAAGGCGAAGTCCTGCTCTCAACACCCGTGGCTTCCTCATCGATCATCCTAGGAAAGATGATCCCCTACTTTATCGGCATGGTGGCCATCTGCACTGCGCTCACGCTCTACGTGCGGGCGCCCCTCATCATCATTCTCCCCCTCATACCGGTCATCATCTTCTTCCTTGCAAATGCGCTCCTGATCGGCATGGTCTCGCGGAGCTTCAAGGAACTCTCGTTCATCTCGATCTTCTTCTCGACCGTTGCTACGTCGTACCTGTTCTTCCCCAGCATCTTTGCAAACGTGCACGTCATCTCTCTCATCTCCCCTTTGACCCTGATCGTGCTTTCTGTCCAGAACACCCCCTGGACCGTCACCGACTACCTGTATTCCACCTCGCTCTTCTGGCTGACCGGGGCGGTGCTCTTCTATATCGGGATGAAAAATTTCAAAGAGGAGCGGCTCTTTTCCGAAAAACAACTTCTCCCGCGGATCCGCGAGTTCCTCTCTGAGATCATTTCCCGCAGGCACCCGTTCCTCTCCCTCTTCCTGCTGACCGGGTTCTCCATACCGTTTGTGTTCATGCTGCAGCTGATGAGCCTCACGCTCTTTTTCAACCTGCCCATGCCGTATTCCCTGGTGCTCCTCCTCATCTTTGCCGCATTTATCGAAGAATGCGCAAAAGGTGTTGGCATCTACACCCTCTATGCCCAGGATCCGGCATTTTTTACCTGGAAGAACCTGATCGCTGCCTGCGCAGCAACGGCGATCGGGTTCCTGGTTGCAGAAAAACTGCTCCTCTTCATCACGCTCGCCCAGATCACCGAATCGGTCTTTGGCAGTATCCTTTTCCTGTCATTGGGCGTACTCTGGATGCCCCTGCTCCTGCATTTTGTGGGCGTGCTGATCGTTGCGTGTTCACTGAAATTCTGGGGGCGGAAAGGATTGGCCATCGGGCTTGTGCTCGCTACTGCCGTTCACTGCCTGTATAACCTTTACTTTATCCTGGGGTGGCTCGGATGA
- a CDS encoding rubrerythrin family protein, which translates to MEFKGSKTEKNLLAAFAGESQARNRYTFFASAAKKEGYEQIASMFLQTAEEEKEHAKLFFKELKGGDVEITAAYPAGMIGTTKENLAAAAAGEKMEWGTLYPGFAATAEKEGFKEIAHLFKMVGKVEAHHEARYAKLHANMVKGTVFKAETPVKWYCRNCGFVESGKTAPAKCPVCDHPQAYYEIAAENY; encoded by the coding sequence ATGGAGTTCAAAGGAAGCAAAACCGAGAAAAACCTGCTCGCCGCATTTGCCGGTGAGTCACAGGCGCGGAACCGGTACACGTTTTTTGCCAGTGCAGCAAAAAAAGAAGGATACGAACAGATTGCAAGTATGTTCCTGCAAACGGCTGAAGAGGAGAAAGAGCATGCGAAACTTTTCTTCAAAGAGCTCAAAGGCGGGGATGTGGAGATCACCGCAGCCTACCCGGCGGGTATGATCGGAACAACAAAAGAGAACCTTGCTGCTGCTGCTGCGGGCGAGAAGATGGAGTGGGGCACGCTCTATCCGGGTTTTGCTGCAACTGCAGAGAAGGAGGGTTTCAAAGAGATTGCCCACCTCTTCAAGATGGTGGGAAAAGTTGAGGCTCACCATGAGGCCCGGTATGCAAAACTTCATGCAAATATGGTAAAAGGAACCGTATTCAAGGCCGAAACTCCGGTGAAATGGTACTGCCGGAACTGCGGATTTGTCGAGAGCGGGAAAACCGCCCCGGCAAAATGCCCGGTCTGCGATCACCCTCAGGCATATTACGAGATTGCGGCTGAGAATTATTAA
- a CDS encoding ABC transporter ATP-binding protein: MITARNLTKNFDGFMALDGVSFEFEDGEIFGIIGHNGAGKTTLLKIISGLIAPTSGELLINEIDVVKNPIALKENLGYLPEESRLYETMTAENYLAFFGEIYGLSPQEIRVRSSQLFAALSLEPEGKKIGEFSKGMKRKVAIARSLIHEPNFLVYDEATSGLDPMTSRFIADYLRTLKNEGKTIVLSAHNLYQVEAICDKVMILKRGKMVAFGTMKELREQFGSLTYTIFFSVDNPGKLIGHSKTYRQEEGLFVCDAENMAELNECTGLIGEAGGKVEKIESRYPSLEEMLVKIGK, encoded by the coding sequence ATGATAACCGCCCGCAACCTCACCAAGAATTTTGATGGTTTTATGGCACTGGATGGTGTCAGTTTCGAGTTCGAAGACGGTGAGATCTTCGGCATCATCGGGCATAACGGGGCGGGCAAGACCACGCTGCTCAAGATCATATCCGGTCTTATTGCTCCCACGTCAGGAGAACTCCTGATCAATGAGATCGATGTAGTGAAAAATCCGATCGCGCTCAAGGAAAATCTTGGCTACCTTCCTGAAGAGTCCCGGCTCTATGAGACGATGACTGCGGAGAATTACCTCGCATTCTTCGGTGAGATCTACGGACTTTCCCCGCAGGAGATTCGCGTCCGGTCAAGCCAGCTCTTTGCTGCACTGTCGTTGGAACCGGAGGGAAAAAAGATCGGGGAGTTTTCCAAGGGGATGAAAAGGAAGGTCGCGATCGCCCGGTCGCTCATCCATGAACCCAACTTCCTTGTCTATGACGAAGCCACCAGCGGCCTTGACCCGATGACCTCGCGGTTCATTGCCGATTACCTGCGCACGCTCAAGAATGAGGGCAAGACGATCGTGCTCTCGGCGCACAACCTCTACCAGGTAGAGGCTATCTGTGATAAGGTGATGATCTTAAAACGCGGGAAGATGGTCGCATTCGGTACCATGAAGGAGCTGCGCGAGCAGTTCGGCTCCCTGACGTATACGATCTTCTTTTCTGTCGATAATCCCGGCAAACTTATCGGGCATTCCAAGACCTACCGGCAGGAAGAGGGACTCTTTGTGTGCGATGCGGAGAATATGGCCGAACTCAATGAATGCACCGGGCTCATTGGTGAAGCGGGGGGCAAGGTCGAGAAGATTGAGTCGCGATACCCGTCGCTTGAAGAGATGCTGGTCAAGATCGGGAAATAA
- a CDS encoding HEAT repeat domain-containing protein yields MQNTVAALANKNNIERWKNVVNLEKFGQPATEFLIQALGDEDRWVRYLAADALANIGATHSVDHLISLLRDPDQDVRFAAAAALGKLGDPKAIQNLQEVLKKDNGYVKVAAEEALEKISPRPAGSNPTGSPSH; encoded by the coding sequence ATGCAGAATACAGTAGCAGCACTTGCAAATAAAAACAATATTGAACGGTGGAAAAATGTTGTGAATCTTGAAAAGTTCGGGCAGCCGGCAACAGAATTCCTCATCCAGGCACTCGGCGATGAGGACCGCTGGGTCAGGTACCTTGCAGCCGATGCACTGGCAAATATTGGTGCCACCCATTCCGTGGATCACCTGATATCACTCCTGAGAGATCCGGACCAGGACGTTCGCTTCGCAGCGGCAGCAGCACTGGGGAAGCTTGGGGATCCTAAAGCTATACAGAACCTGCAGGAAGTCCTCAAAAAAGATAACGGCTATGTAAAAGTGGCTGCAGAAGAAGCACTGGAGAAGATATCCCCCCGGCCAGCGGGGTCGAACCCTACGGGATCTCCTTCACACTGA
- a CDS encoding PemK-like protein, which yields MGRYLRGDVILAPVAFEERGGAKTRPAIVISATENGNVQICPVSSRPPTDAPCIPISLDDFSEGGLDLFAESYVLTTRIRTIRVGDVVGKRGRLTQESIAEITAQVPEPAKDHKPAKKRFG from the coding sequence ATGGGGCGTTACCTGCGGGGCGATGTCATCCTTGCACCGGTTGCTTTTGAGGAGCGGGGCGGGGCAAAGACGCGCCCGGCCATCGTGATCTCGGCAACAGAAAACGGGAACGTGCAGATCTGCCCGGTCAGCAGCCGGCCACCGACCGATGCACCGTGCATACCAATCTCACTGGACGATTTTTCCGAAGGCGGGCTCGATCTTTTTGCAGAAAGTTACGTTCTTACCACCCGTATCCGGACCATCCGTGTCGGAGATGTTGTTGGCAAGCGGGGGAGGCTCACGCAGGAGTCCATTGCCGAAATTACTGCACAGGTTCCGGAACCGGCAAAAGACCATAAACCGGCAAAAAAGAGATTCGGGTAA